The genomic interval CTCGATTTTTGCTTTGATCGAAAGATATGGTTCCGTTGTCAAATGAAATTTTATCTGTAGTAACAGATAAAACTTCTGTTACTCGTTTGGCCCCTTGGAGAATCGTTTGAGCTATTAGCCAGTCTCTGTAATTGATATTCTTTAATGCCTCCAAAAAAGCTACTCTTTCTATCCGACTCATAGCATTTGTTTTTACTAAGTCTCTGAGTTTATAGAATGTTTTATTGGATTCTTGATGAGAGGGTTGGGCTATAGGAATCATTCCTGAGGTTGCACGATTTAAGAATTTGGTTAGAGATATATAACAAGCTGCACGCACCTGCTTTGTTCCCTCCGACCAATGAACTATTTCTTCTGGGACTTGTTTTATTGAGTCTAAAATAATGTTGTGGTTGACTAGAGCAAATTCCTGTAGTGACATTTTCAGAGAAATCAAACCAATTCTTTCTAGTGCAAGTACAGAACCTTTGTAAGACCTAGCTGTATGACTATTTAATGAAGATATCCATATGAAAATGGCTTCTGAAAGTTGAATATCTCTTAATCCTTTCCAAATACATTCATTTTTAATAGAAAGAAATTCCTGGTGTGTCAGGTTGCTTCGGTAAACTTTACTTTCAAACATCTTATCTAAG from Chlamydia felis Fe/C-56 carries:
- a CDS encoding tyrosine-type recombinase/integrase; the protein is MFESKVYRSNLTHQEFLSIKNECIWKGLRDIQLSEAIFIWISSLNSHTARSYKGSVLALERIGLISLKMSLQEFALVNHNIILDSIKQVPEEIVHWSEGTKQVRAACYISLTKFLNRATSGMIPIAQPSHQESNKTFYKLRDLVKTNAMSRIERVAFLEALKNINYRDWLIAQTILQGAKRVTEVLSVTTDKISFDNGTISFDQSKNRGVSKITIITYPQQFMKLIQVYLGNRSGLVFVTKKGKGVSLKQLAGTFAKAGIKANIPFKVTPHVLRATAVTEYKKMGCSDSEIMKVTGHSSSKMIYAYDKSIASENASKKVSLI